AACTGATGAAGCTCCGGCCGGCGCCACTGGATTCTTTACGCGCAACGGGACTAACGGTGAGTCCCATTGGTGAAGTGGAAGGCTATGGCCGCTTTGCCGGATATGCGCAATGGCCCGCCGGAAAAACCGAGACGGTGTGCACAGTTGCCGACATTCCGGTTTTCGCGGAGGGGTGGCTGCTCTATGCCGTCGCCAGCCCGCTGCCGGAGTGGATCGACGTCGTGCTGCATTTTAGTCGGCTCAATCTGCCGGAACCGCCGGCGGTGACGGTGCTGCCGCTGCAGTAAAAGATTTCCCGCGAAAGGAACAATCCGATGGCTGAATTTGAAAAACTTCTGAAAACCGTTTTCTACTATCCTGATGCCAATAGCATCGCTATGGCAACAAAAGGAAAAGAGCGATTGCGAATCGATGGCGATGGCCATTTTGGCTTTGGGACCCGCCAAAACAATCAAGAAACCGTGAGAATCCAGGGGGAGACGAGTGATGCGTCCAAGCTGGCGCTGCTCATCAACAACGCGGCGCAAAATAGTCTTCTGGCGGTGCGCAATGACGGTAATGTCGGCATCGGCACTGCTACGCCCGCAGCGCGCTTGCACGTACCCGCAGGCGCGATCCTGAATGGCATCGCCATCGGCATTGACCCGCCCGGTGATATCGGCTTTCCTTTTCCCTATGAAACGGTTGGCACGCGACACACTGCCTACAATTTGAGGCTGCATTCCGGCAATGTCATTCATTTTCATACCGGCAATAGTCAGGCTCCAGTGGCATCCATCGATTTGTTTGGCGTCTACCAGACTTCATCCTTGGTTAACAAAGAACGCATCAACGATCTTTCCAGCCAGGAGGCGGTGGAGATATTGACCAACCTCAGGCCGGTGAAGTTTGTTTTCAAGGGTGATCGACAGCAGAGATGCCATGTTGGGTTCATCGCTGAAGAAGTGCCTGCCGTTGCCGCCAGCGCCGACCGAACGATGATCAGCCTGATGGACATCGTTGGTGTGTTGACCAGCGTGGTGAAGGAGCAGCAAACAACGATACTGGCGCTGGCTGAGCAGGTGCATGTTTTGGAGGCTGGTTACAAAGATCT
This genomic window from Cytophagia bacterium CHB2 contains:
- a CDS encoding tail fiber domain-containing protein — encoded protein: MAEFEKLLKTVFYYPDANSIAMATKGKERLRIDGDGHFGFGTRQNNQETVRIQGETSDASKLALLINNAAQNSLLAVRNDGNVGIGTATPAARLHVPAGAILNGIAIGIDPPGDIGFPFPYETVGTRHTAYNLRLHSGNVIHFHTGNSQAPVASIDLFGVYQTSSLVNKERINDLSSQEAVEILTNLRPVKFVFKGDRQQRCHVGFIAEEVPAVAASADRTMISLMDIVGVLTSVVKEQQTTILALAEQVHVLEAGYKDLAESAKSRQAKALKKTASVGKASAKAMPGQPARRRPKRSATSPKDLPTRRRKP